A region from the Hypomesus transpacificus isolate Combined female chromosome 11, fHypTra1, whole genome shotgun sequence genome encodes:
- the LOC124473923 gene encoding zinc finger and SCAN domain-containing protein 23-like, which translates to MQKSARAKKPMDGARQEVLEDVDQRGAGGGQPLCSLNLAEFSTLVRVMMQQQTSRDANLEHDRQVQEERWRRVQHQFAQLQQEVQADRLERQQLMEGAAADPGAVLEKYEISPETYQMRFRSASVRDNESPKELQTLLRDLYDKWIVPKEKTKEQIGDVIVMEQFLRVLNPDFCTWIKERNPTTPKQAAELAEAFLAARRPVKGYVTNRSSPGSALAGTTVGGNEQRFRDPGQGYQTATGSQARDFKSRGSAQCHLCGRTGHWRAECPGQQVSKT; encoded by the coding sequence ATGCAGAAGTCGGCGAGAGCGAAGAAGCCGATGGATGGGGCAAGACAGGAGGTCCTGGAGGATGTTGACCAGCGAGGTGCGGGTGGTGGCCAACCTTTATGTTCACTCAATTTGGCTGAATTTTCTACCCTGGTACGGGTCATGATGCAGCAACAAACTTCCCGGGATGCAAACTTGGAGCATGACAGACAGGTGCAGGAGGAGCGCTGGAGGAGAGTCCAGCACCAATTTGCCCAGCTCCAGCAGGAGGTACAAGCAGATCGCCTGGAGCGCCAGCAGTTGATGGAAGGTGCAGCCGCTGACCCCGGTGCTGTGTTGGAAAAGTATGAGATAAGCCCTGAGACTTACCAAATGAGGTTCCGCTCTGCTTCGGTCAGAGACAATGAGAGCCCCAAGGAATTGCAGACACTCTTGAGAGACTTGTATGACAAATGGATAGTGCCAAAAGAGAAAACGAAGGAACAAATAGGGGATGTGATCGTGATGGAGCAGTTTCTGAGAGTCCTCAACCCTGACTTTTGCACCTGGATAAAAGAGCGTAACCCAACCACTCCGAAGCAAGCTGCGGAACTGGCAGAAGCTTTCCTCGCTGCCCGACGGCCAGTGAAAGGTTATGTCACTAACAGATCCAGTCCAGGCTCTGCATTGGCTGGGACAACAGTGGGTGGGAATGAACAGAGGTTCAGGGACCCAGGACAAGGTTACCAAACTGCAACCGGGAGCCAAGCTAGGGACTTTAAGTCCAGGGGGTCAGCACAGTGTCACTTGTGTGGGCGTACAGGTCACTGGAGGGCAGAATGTCCAGGCCAGCAGGTTAGTAAGACATAA